The nucleotide sequence TAAAACTGTGGGTGCAAAAAGCCAGCAAGTTTCTCTGGATCTCGAATTCCTCGTTGCCACAATAACTGAGCTGCATAGTGCCCAGGCAACCCTACAGCCTGCTGTTGTACAGCCTGCACAAACCAAGCGGGTGTCTTAGCCATAGCTTGACTAGCACCTACTGAGGATATTTGCATGGGCTGTGCTTGCTGCTCCAGCATTTAAGTAATTAAGCCGTTGAGTCAATTGCGCAGAGTGACTGCCACAACAGATTATCTGATCGCTTTCATACCATCCAGCTGCTTAGCAAATAAGTCAACAAAGATACTCATCACTGTGCGTTGGCGGATCTTGATATTAGTGCTGACAGACATACCTGACTGTAATGCCACTTCTCGCCCTCGGACTCGCAGCGTTTGCTCATCTAGAGTGATCTTGGCAGGGAAGCTATAGTACTGCCGAATTTCGTCGGGGGGTAGGGCATCAGAGCCAACCGAGGTTAGCTTACCTTTAATATCCCCAAATTCACTAAAGGGGAAAGAATCAATTCTGACATCTACATCCATGCCTTCTCTAATAAAGCCAATATCACGGTTCGTGATATACACTTTGGCTACTAGATGGTCAGTAGGGACAATCTTGAGCACAGGTTCGCTAGGGTTAGCTACAAAGCCAGGACCGCCCGCTTTGACATCAAAAACAAGGCCGTCTGTCGGAGCCTTAATGTCTTGATACTTCAACGTCAGTTGGGCTTGACTGAGTTGGCTATTGATTTCGTCAATTCGTTTTTCGTTTTCAACGATCGCCTTGGTCAACTGGCTGTCAATTTCCGCAATGCGTTGCTCGTTATTCGCCATCAGAGTCAAAACATCTTTTTGCGTCTGAGAAACGGTGTTTTGCAGTTGTTGTTGAGCTTGAGCGATCGCAAACTGTAACCGTTGTTGTTCTTGGCCCAAACGCTCAACTTCAGCTTGACCTGAGCGAACTTCTTGTTCTTGCTTCAGGTATTGAATTTTGGCAATCCCGCCTTCTTCATATAACGGTCGAATGCCATCTAGAATTCGCTGGTTCACCCCCAAACTATCTCTGGCGTTGGCTAAAGACACTTGGTTTTGACTGTACTGCCGCTCTAACTGTTTAGTTTCTAACTGGGCGGCGGCGGCGCGTGAGTTAAATTCATCTCGACTGGACTGCAAACGAGCCAATTGCTCAACTGAGAAGTTGCCTCCTTGGGCAGCCCCCGGAAGCTGAGCGCGATACAGTTGATTTTCTGCCAAGAGATTGACGCGGCTCTTAGTCAGAGAGGCAATTTCTGCGGGTAGTTTCAGCGCGATCGCGGCCTGATCTGTAGTAGCGGGAGACGCTAAGCCAGCAAGCTGAGACCGATAAAACTGATTTTCCTGCATCAAGGCCATGCGAATATTCAGCAGTGATTTCTCTTGGGCCTTCGCTGCGGTGGGGTCAAAACTGAGAAGCGTTTGCCCTTGCTTAACGCGATCGCCTTCCTTGACATAAATTTCTTTGACTACCCCTGCAACCGGAGCTTGTACTTCTTTTACAGCACCTTGAGGTTCTAGCTTGCCCTGAGAGCTCACCGCCTCCTCAATCTTGGCTACACAAGCCCAAATGATTGAAGCTGTAGTGACAGCGACGATACTCCAAACAATGGCTCGTGACCAAGTGGCAGGTTGCTGAAGCACAACGGGTTGGTCAAAAGTCGTTGATTTCGCTGAATAAGAAGCTACTTCTGGGGTGGGAGGTAGCTGTTGATTCAACTTGGCTCCATTTTGCTGGTTAATCGTCATAAACCTAATGAGTGATAGGGAAGGTGGCGCAATTCAAGGGCGGTAGCAAAGGGGGATTTGCCAGCACCAGCAACGTAGCAATCAGACTTCGCTTAAAACTTTTAGAACTTAGTCCTGTTGTTAGCGTGCCCTTTAGCCTGCCAAGATTTGCAAAAACTGAAAATCAATTGCTGCAATATTGACCTTTAGAGGGTAGTCTTCTCCTCTCTTTTAGCAATTTCGCTTCACTTCAGGAAATAGCCTACTGAGAAAGTTTGATGAAACTTTACGGCTACGCCTTAACCGTTACGTGATTAAAAAAGAGAGATAGCGATCGCCACCCCCACTTTCTATTTTCAAGCTCTGTCTTAAGGGCAACAGCCTACATTTGCGACTCTTGTTGTTGATAGAGGCAGTAGTAACGGCCTTTGATGCCCATGAGTTCTTCGTGAGTTCCTGTCTCAACAACCGAACCCCGATCCATCATCAAAATCATGTCCGCATTCTTAATTGTGCTGAGGCGGTGCGTGATGAAGAAAACAGTGCGATCGTGGAATGCATCGGCTAGGTTCAAGCAGACTTGCCGTTCAGTGTCATAGTCCAAGGCACTGGTTGCTTCATCCAAAATCAGGAGCCGAGGATTTTGTAGCACTGTCCGAGCGATCGCCACCCGCTGCCGTTGGCCACCCGAAAGGGCTGATCCCCGCTCACCTACACGAGTGTTATAGCCATTCGGTAAAGTCATGATAAAGTCATGAGCCGCCGCCACTTTAGCCGCAGCGATAATCTCTTCAGAAGTGGCATCTGGCTGAGTTAGAGCAATGTTTTCCTGCACAGTGCCATCAAACAGTAGTGGCTCCTGTGGCACAATCCCCACCTGTCGCCGCAGGGAATATAGCTCCACCTTGTTGATATCGTAATTATCAATCAAGATACGCCCAGAATCAGGTTCATAGAGACGCGGCAGCAACTTCATTAAAGTACTCTTACCCGAACCACTCTGCCCCACCACACCCACAAAAATCCCCGCAGGAAATTCAATGGTGATGTGGTTGAGTTGAGGCGGACTATTCTTGTTAAAACTGAAGACAATATCGTCGTACGTGACAGCCCCCTGGATCGTAGGCATTGGGATGTTCTGCCGATCCAGCTCATCTGCCTCTTGTGGGGTGTCAATAATATCGCTCAGACGCTCTAGCGAGAGAGCCGTTTCCTGGAAGTTTTGCCACAGCTGGGTTAAGCGCAGCAAAGGTGTGGTGACGTAGCCTGCAATAATTCGGAAAGCAAACAACTGCCCCAAGGTTAACTGGCCTGCAATCACGAGGTAAGCCCCTACCCAGAGAACCAACAGACCAGAAATTTTGTTGAGTAGGTTACTGGTCGCTCCAGCTGTCGTAGAAGTCAAGACCGTTTGGAACCCAGCGCTCACATAGCGAGCATAACGTTCTTGCCATTGCCAGCGCGATCGCAACTCAATGTTCTGAGCCTTGACTGTCTGAATTCCAGACATCACTTCCACTAAGTAGGACTGAGTTTCAGCGTTACGCTCTGCTTTAGCCCGCAACTGTCGCCGAATAATCGGAGAAACTAAAGCTGTGAGAATGGCAAATAGAGGAATTGTAGCTAGCGCGACGATCGTCAGCAGCCAACTGTAGATAAACATAACCACGATATAGATGACCGAAAACACGGCATCCAGCACCACAGTGAGCGCCGTTCCAGTTAAAAATTGACGAATATTTTCTAGCTCATTGATACGGCTAGAGAGTTCGCCCACTGGACGTTTCTCAAAATACTTCAGCGGCAATCGGAGCAGGTGGTCGATAATCTCTGAACCCAAAGCCATGTCAATCCGGTTGGTGGTGTCGACAAACAAATAGGTTCGCAAGCTCATTAACAGTGACTCAAAGAACGCCATCAGAATCAAGAAGATGCCGAGGACGTTTAAGGTATCCAAACTATTTTGAACCAACACCCGGTCAATGATGATTTGTAGCATCAAGGGGTTGGCTAAACTGAATAGCTGAACAAAGAAAGAAGCAATCAGAACTTCGATTAAAACCTTGCGATACCGAATCAGCGATGGCAAAAACCAACCGAGGCCAAACCGCTGCTTGGGCGTTTGTTTGGTAGGCTTTAGCAGTAAAACCTGACCTTCTTGTCCCCAGGCTTCTGCAAAGTCCGCTGGTTTCAGTCGCCGAATTCCTGTTTCTGGAACCGCCAGCACGATCGCCTTATCACTAATTTCATAGAGCACCGCGCAGCTATCTTGCCAACGAATCAAGGCGGGGGCTGGCAGACGGCTCACAGTCGCAGCAGGCACATTAACTAGTTGTGCATTCAGCCCCATCAGTTCTGCGATCGCGCCACAGACCTGTAAAGACATGCTGCCCGAGCGATCCATTTGGTTCGTTAGAACCCGTTGCACCACGTCTCGCCGGAAGGGTAATCCCAGATGCTGCGCCAACATCTGAAAACAAGCCAGAGTTGCATTGAGCGGTCCTCGCGCTCGAATGTAGGGATACTTCTGTTTTCCCTTAGCCTGTTGTGTAAGAGTCGCAGTCGAATCTCCCGGCACCCTTTCCGGTGCATATGGAATATCTACCTCTCCCGTATCCAGTTCAACCTCACCCTCTGAGAGGGGTAGTAGTTCAGCCGCATCAGTGAGTACCAAGGCTGAGCCATTGGTTTCTGGGTTCACCTCTCCCAGAACCGCAGCAGGAAACCCAACTAAGCGAGCCGCAGTCGGTCCCTCAACATTAATAAATGATTGAGCACCAGATCCATCTAGGCGGCTACCCACAGGATAGGTAGTCACAGTACCGCCGCCACTGACCAACCAAATGAGGCTAGAGTCGAGTTGGCTGAGCTGTGTCCTGCCTTTAGGCAAGTTCATGACTACAGCGTCCGGCCACACCTGCTGAGTAAAATCTTTGAGATTAGTAATTTTATTAATAGGTTGACGCTGTAGCTCTGCTCCGAGCAAATCGAAGCCTTCTACCAACGCACAACGTTGACGAAACGCAGCCGCAAACCCTGCTTCTTGCTCAAGCAGTTCCAGGAAGTCAGTAGTTGCAAGCGTAATACAAATCACTTCATTAGAAGCGATCGCCGTCTCACAAGGCATTCCGCGCAGAAGCCCTGCCCAACCTAAGACTTCCCCTGAATTTAACAACTTCAATGTACTGGGAAGTTGGGTGCGTGGGTCGTACCCCAAGTAGCGAGCTTGCCCTTCATACAGAATCGAAATCTGAATGGGCATTTTTTCTCGCACTAGGATAGCTTGCCCCATCCGATAACGCAGCAACTGAAATCGTGGCAGCAACCTCGTAATCGTAGCGAGAGGTAGTTGACTAAAGCCAGGTACAGTAGCTAAAAAATCTTGAATTGTGTTTGTAGTGTAAGTCATTAGGAAGCAGAAGTAGCAACAGCGCCCAAGGTGTTAGCAGAGTTAATCTGGTTGAGCTGCTCTTGCAGCCAATTATTAAAAAGTTCGTTTAGTAGTCGTTGGCGCATGGGTTCATCTAGCTGCGCCGGAATAAATTTTTCTAACCGCACAATGACTACCCATTCTCCAAGCTGAGTGGGTGGCCACAACTGTCCAGGCTGACTCATTGCTAGCACTTTTGCTAACTGGGGGTGAGGAGTACTCAACTCCACTGGACCAATCAACCCCCCTGTCTGAGCTTCAGGGCCTTGAGAATATTCTCTAGCTAAATCTGCGAAAGATTGCTCACCCTCTTGAACACGAAAGTAAAGTTCTTGGGCGATACCAACATCTTGGGTGCGAATAAGGGAGTAGATCACTTTGTCCATCTGCCCTTTTCTCTGGAGGAAGTAAGATTCTAGCTTGATTCCCCAGGTTGCCTGCTTAAATTTTTCAATTCTCAACCCGCGCTCAGTTCTAGCCTCAAACTCTTCTGAAGTCATTTGGCGCTGCGACAGCCAAGCTTGCTGAGCCGCTTCGGAGCCCAGCTGATTTTGAGCATAAAACTGCTGACAAGCCTGAGCTGTTTCCTCGGAAGTACAAGTATACGGAGTAATGACCTGATCGAGCAGCAACTCCCGTAGTAGTTGAGGTAATAGCTGGTACCGAGCCAGCAAAGGCAGTATTTCTGCGGCCGTAATGGCACGCTCCCCAACTTGTAGAATTACGGTCATATCGTCTTTCAGAGGGCTTTCCAAAACAAAATTTCTTTGTAAAGACATTAAGTAGCGGGGGCTAGAAAGCAATGGTCAGTAATCACTCGCAACTATGGAATATCAGTGAGGAGACATCATAGCTTTACTAAACAAGATACCCAGTGCAGTGGCAGTTCTCCCTAAGATATCCCCAGCGATCAACCGATTTCCAAAACTACTAACCGAAATTAATCAGCAATCGCGGTTAATCACCCTAACAGCTTTACAAGTAGATTTACGTACTCAGATTACCTAAATTTCAGTCTGGAACGACCTATACAAGGATGAAATTTGCATATTTTTCACAAATCGGCTTTATTGGCTTATTCAAGCTCTCTTGCATAGCAAGCTGTCTGTGAGTGCGATCGCCACAACAATCTATTTTGCTTGAAAAAATAGGAGAAGCAGTTAGCTAAGATGCCAC is from Trichocoleus sp. FACHB-46 and encodes:
- a CDS encoding HlyD family efflux transporter periplasmic adaptor subunit, with amino-acid sequence MTINQQNGAKLNQQLPPTPEVASYSAKSTTFDQPVVLQQPATWSRAIVWSIVAVTTASIIWACVAKIEEAVSSQGKLEPQGAVKEVQAPVAGVVKEIYVKEGDRVKQGQTLLSFDPTAAKAQEKSLLNIRMALMQENQFYRSQLAGLASPATTDQAAIALKLPAEIASLTKSRVNLLAENQLYRAQLPGAAQGGNFSVEQLARLQSSRDEFNSRAAAAQLETKQLERQYSQNQVSLANARDSLGVNQRILDGIRPLYEEGGIAKIQYLKQEQEVRSGQAEVERLGQEQQRLQFAIAQAQQQLQNTVSQTQKDVLTLMANNEQRIAEIDSQLTKAIVENEKRIDEINSQLSQAQLTLKYQDIKAPTDGLVFDVKAGGPGFVANPSEPVLKIVPTDHLVAKVYITNRDIGFIREGMDVDVRIDSFPFSEFGDIKGKLTSVGSDALPPDEIRQYYSFPAKITLDEQTLRVRGREVALQSGMSVSTNIKIRQRTVMSIFVDLFAKQLDGMKAIR
- a CDS encoding peptidase domain-containing ABC transporter; protein product: MTYTTNTIQDFLATVPGFSQLPLATITRLLPRFQLLRYRMGQAILVREKMPIQISILYEGQARYLGYDPRTQLPSTLKLLNSGEVLGWAGLLRGMPCETAIASNEVICITLATTDFLELLEQEAGFAAAFRQRCALVEGFDLLGAELQRQPINKITNLKDFTQQVWPDAVVMNLPKGRTQLSQLDSSLIWLVSGGGTVTTYPVGSRLDGSGAQSFINVEGPTAARLVGFPAAVLGEVNPETNGSALVLTDAAELLPLSEGEVELDTGEVDIPYAPERVPGDSTATLTQQAKGKQKYPYIRARGPLNATLACFQMLAQHLGLPFRRDVVQRVLTNQMDRSGSMSLQVCGAIAELMGLNAQLVNVPAATVSRLPAPALIRWQDSCAVLYEISDKAIVLAVPETGIRRLKPADFAEAWGQEGQVLLLKPTKQTPKQRFGLGWFLPSLIRYRKVLIEVLIASFFVQLFSLANPLMLQIIIDRVLVQNSLDTLNVLGIFLILMAFFESLLMSLRTYLFVDTTNRIDMALGSEIIDHLLRLPLKYFEKRPVGELSSRINELENIRQFLTGTALTVVLDAVFSVIYIVVMFIYSWLLTIVALATIPLFAILTALVSPIIRRQLRAKAERNAETQSYLVEVMSGIQTVKAQNIELRSRWQWQERYARYVSAGFQTVLTSTTAGATSNLLNKISGLLVLWVGAYLVIAGQLTLGQLFAFRIIAGYVTTPLLRLTQLWQNFQETALSLERLSDIIDTPQEADELDRQNIPMPTIQGAVTYDDIVFSFNKNSPPQLNHITIEFPAGIFVGVVGQSGSGKSTLMKLLPRLYEPDSGRILIDNYDINKVELYSLRRQVGIVPQEPLLFDGTVQENIALTQPDATSEEIIAAAKVAAAHDFIMTLPNGYNTRVGERGSALSGGQRQRVAIARTVLQNPRLLILDEATSALDYDTERQVCLNLADAFHDRTVFFITHRLSTIKNADMILMMDRGSVVETGTHEELMGIKGRYYCLYQQQESQM
- a CDS encoding peptidylprolyl isomerase, translated to MTVILQVGERAITAAEILPLLARYQLLPQLLRELLLDQVITPYTCTSEETAQACQQFYAQNQLGSEAAQQAWLSQRQMTSEEFEARTERGLRIEKFKQATWGIKLESYFLQRKGQMDKVIYSLIRTQDVGIAQELYFRVQEGEQSFADLAREYSQGPEAQTGGLIGPVELSTPHPQLAKVLAMSQPGQLWPPTQLGEWVVIVRLEKFIPAQLDEPMRQRLLNELFNNWLQEQLNQINSANTLGAVATSAS